A window of Cohnella herbarum contains these coding sequences:
- a CDS encoding sulfatase-like hydrolase/transferase, with the protein MNNSRSSLEKPNFLFLLVDEERYPPVYENSEIKEWRKRNLIAQERLRSHGLEFHRHYIGSTACSPSRTTIFTGQYPSLHGVSQTTGIAKRVFDSDMHWLDRNTVPTMGDYFREAGYLTSYRGKWHISYEDIVIPGTHNGLISYNPVTGVPDLQREALYKHADRLDSFGFNGWIGPEPHGRNPRNSASSASIGLRGRDEVYAAEAVRLIESLDRQCMQGGNVPPWLIVASFVNPHDIVLYGDLAARLPEFRFDVEPMPEVAPPPTLDESLAAKPRCQTSYRELYPKAMQPITDQAHYRKLYFQLQKNADWQMNRVFEALTRSSFYDNTIVIFTSDHGDLLGAHGRQFQKMYSAYEEIVHVPLVIHNRHLFPRHIDCQALTSHMDLLPTMLGLANADTEEIQVRLRSRFSEVHPFVGRNLAPYVRGRNGAGIDDEPVYFMTDDDITRGQHQVSPLGIAYSSVIQPNHIETVIMSIMRNGKKELWKYSRYFDNVQFWSQPGVQDVTVHPVDGEGAKEGQLTGWVTTVKTQPVQDEYELYNLSEDPLETRNFAYTNVTEYSLGIQRQMMKLLDEQRARKRLYPRHR; encoded by the coding sequence ATGAACAATTCCCGGTCTTCTCTTGAAAAGCCTAACTTTCTATTTCTGCTCGTCGATGAGGAGCGTTATCCTCCGGTGTATGAGAATTCGGAAATCAAAGAATGGCGTAAGCGCAATCTCATCGCGCAGGAGCGGTTAAGGTCTCACGGTCTGGAATTTCATAGGCATTATATTGGCAGCACCGCGTGCTCTCCTAGTCGGACGACTATCTTTACGGGTCAATACCCGTCTCTTCATGGCGTAAGCCAGACGACCGGAATCGCTAAGAGAGTTTTCGACTCGGATATGCATTGGTTGGATCGCAACACGGTGCCAACGATGGGAGATTACTTCCGTGAGGCGGGGTATCTGACGAGCTACCGAGGGAAATGGCATATTTCCTATGAAGATATCGTCATTCCGGGAACGCATAACGGCCTCATCAGCTATAATCCCGTAACGGGTGTTCCCGACCTGCAACGAGAAGCCTTATACAAGCATGCCGACCGGCTGGATAGCTTCGGATTCAACGGTTGGATCGGTCCGGAGCCGCATGGCCGCAATCCTCGCAATTCGGCTTCTTCCGCTTCGATTGGCCTGCGAGGCCGCGACGAGGTCTATGCTGCGGAAGCCGTCCGGCTTATTGAGTCGCTCGACCGTCAATGCATGCAGGGCGGGAATGTCCCGCCCTGGTTAATCGTAGCCTCTTTCGTGAATCCGCACGATATCGTGTTATATGGCGATCTTGCGGCGCGTCTGCCCGAATTTCGGTTTGACGTCGAACCGATGCCGGAAGTCGCCCCTCCTCCGACGTTAGACGAATCGTTAGCCGCGAAACCGCGATGTCAAACGAGTTATCGCGAACTATACCCGAAAGCCATGCAGCCCATAACGGATCAAGCGCACTACCGCAAGCTTTATTTCCAGCTCCAGAAGAATGCCGACTGGCAAATGAACCGGGTATTCGAAGCGTTAACCCGCTCTTCTTTCTATGACAACACGATCGTGATTTTTACGTCCGATCATGGAGACTTGTTAGGTGCTCACGGACGACAGTTTCAGAAAATGTACAGCGCCTACGAAGAGATTGTGCATGTCCCTTTGGTCATTCACAACCGACATCTATTTCCGCGGCATATAGATTGTCAGGCATTGACCAGTCATATGGATCTCTTGCCTACGATGCTTGGGTTAGCGAATGCGGATACGGAAGAGATTCAGGTCCGATTGAGGAGCCGATTCAGCGAAGTTCATCCCTTCGTGGGTCGTAATCTGGCTCCTTACGTGAGGGGACGGAATGGAGCCGGGATTGACGACGAACCGGTGTATTTCATGACGGACGACGATATTACTCGAGGCCAGCATCAGGTCAGTCCGCTCGGAATCGCTTATTCCTCAGTTATTCAACCCAATCATATCGAGACGGTTATTATGTCTATCATGCGGAATGGAAAGAAGGAATTGTGGAAGTATTCCCGTTACTTCGACAACGTCCAGTTCTGGAGTCAGCCGGGCGTTCAGGACGTAACCGTTCATCCCGTTGACGGAGAGGGGGCGAAGGAGGGGCAACTTACCGGCTGGGTCACAACGGTGAAAACTCAGCCGGTTCAGGACGAATACGAGCTGTATAACTTGTCCGAAGACCCGTTGGAAACACGTAATTTTGCGTATACGAATGTAACCGAGTATTCCCTGGGCATACAGCGGCAGATGATGAAGTTGCTGGATGAACAGCGGGCACGAAAACGGCTGTATCCTCGGCATAGATGA
- a CDS encoding spore germination protein — protein MFGIFHFLRKIRNSKYRDSNKSVASRVNNSLSKKLSDNLQYLNQLFDMAPDLVIRHIHSDQGAVYAALVYLDGMTDKNSIENNILRDLARGKAPNEVSVGSIKQTSEWKQIEYDILDGQSVLFVDGQPKATVYCTQGWPQRAVEESTVETSIRGAHEGFVETRSQNIAMIRRYIPNRELKIKELIVGLRGKTKVSILYLGDVANPDILKELETRINKIDIDAIMNTGELAEFIEDNPYSPFPQLILTERPDTAASHILQGRYIVVVDKSPTVMAAPAHFFTFLTSVDDHNSRWMIASFTRILRFIAAFISLFLPAVYIALISFDYEVIPVQLILSIAETRSRVPFPPILEAMLMEITIEMMREAGIRLPAPIGQTIGIVGGIVIGQAAVQAGIVSNIMVVVVATTAIASFLMPNYDMGAAIRLLRFPMMLLASMFGIVGIVIGAIALVAHLVALESFGTPYGSPLAPWRFADMKDMFIRVPIWAMIKRPKSTDNIQAIRQNKHRGDEDS, from the coding sequence ATGTTCGGAATATTTCACTTCTTGAGGAAAATCCGCAATTCCAAATATCGCGACTCCAACAAATCCGTCGCTTCCAGAGTAAATAATTCCCTTAGCAAAAAACTCTCCGATAACCTTCAATACCTTAATCAATTGTTTGATATGGCTCCCGATTTGGTCATCCGGCACATCCATTCGGATCAGGGTGCCGTTTACGCCGCACTCGTCTATTTGGACGGCATGACGGATAAAAATTCGATAGAAAACAACATCTTGCGCGATCTCGCGAGGGGGAAGGCCCCGAACGAGGTCAGCGTGGGAAGTATTAAACAGACATCGGAATGGAAGCAGATCGAGTACGATATTTTGGATGGACAGAGCGTTCTGTTCGTCGACGGGCAGCCGAAGGCTACCGTCTATTGTACGCAAGGATGGCCGCAAAGAGCGGTTGAAGAATCTACCGTCGAAACCTCTATTCGCGGAGCGCATGAAGGCTTCGTAGAAACCAGAAGCCAGAATATCGCGATGATTCGCAGATATATCCCCAACCGGGAGCTGAAAATCAAGGAACTTATCGTTGGCCTCCGGGGCAAAACGAAAGTCTCGATTCTCTATTTAGGGGACGTCGCTAATCCGGATATTCTTAAGGAACTCGAAACCCGCATCAATAAGATCGATATCGACGCGATCATGAATACCGGGGAGTTAGCCGAATTTATCGAGGATAATCCTTATTCTCCGTTTCCCCAACTTATTCTAACGGAAAGACCGGACACGGCGGCTTCCCATATCCTTCAGGGAAGGTATATCGTCGTCGTGGATAAGTCGCCGACCGTCATGGCCGCTCCAGCTCATTTTTTCACCTTTTTAACCAGCGTCGACGATCACAACAGCCGTTGGATGATTGCTTCTTTTACCCGAATCCTTCGTTTTATTGCGGCGTTTATATCCTTGTTTTTACCGGCCGTCTATATCGCGTTGATTTCATTCGATTACGAAGTCATTCCCGTGCAGCTCATTCTCTCGATTGCAGAGACGAGATCGCGCGTTCCGTTCCCTCCCATCTTAGAGGCTATGTTGATGGAAATCACGATTGAAATGATGAGGGAAGCAGGCATTCGTCTCCCGGCGCCGATCGGACAAACGATTGGCATCGTGGGAGGTATCGTCATCGGCCAGGCGGCCGTCCAAGCCGGTATCGTCAGCAATATTATGGTTGTCGTCGTTGCCACTACCGCCATCGCTTCTTTTCTTATGCCTAACTATGATATGGGAGCAGCCATTCGGCTGCTTCGGTTTCCCATGATGTTACTGGCTTCGATGTTCGGAATCGTGGGCATCGTTATCGGTGCGATCGCCTTAGTCGCGCATCTCGTTGCTCTCGAATCTTTCGGAACCCCTTACGGGAGTCCGCTTGCGCCTTGGAGATTCGCGGATATGAAGGATATGTTCATTCGCGTCCCGATATGGGCAATGATCAAGCGACCCAAGAGCACGGATAACATTCAAGCCATCAGACAGAACAAGCATCGGGGTGACGAAGACTCTTGA
- a CDS encoding GerAB/ArcD/ProY family transporter, translating to MKKDAKSGITFMQFIFIIHGSQLGTGIFSLPKDLAEHAGTDGWISLILGWSLSVIASIVIVLIFRKFPNDTLPELMIRLFGKIIGKVLIVPVIFYFAFFVWTILTSAMMFIKQWFLPMTPDFVVMLLLIAPGFLVARKSLRILGRYCELVFYIMMVMFFLFLFPIGDSHWIHLLPILKEGWFPVFQGVSSSVYSFLGFEIVFFIYPYLQKKQMAIRGVVIANTITLLYYLEVTLICFAFFSPDGITEYNQPVFNLLKIIDFDFLERIDMLFLAIYLFEVSTTWLPFTFGTLLSLGLLFGTKNTAPSASVLFLLIVVLVFFIHPSWNQNAEWMLFIGTAGIGFAYVFPVFLYLYVLVFNRLRRSESL from the coding sequence TTGAAGAAAGATGCGAAGAGCGGTATCACGTTCATGCAATTTATTTTTATTATTCATGGCAGCCAATTAGGGACGGGAATATTTTCTCTTCCGAAAGATTTAGCCGAACATGCAGGGACGGACGGCTGGATATCCCTCATCCTTGGATGGTCCCTGAGCGTGATCGCCAGCATTGTCATCGTGCTTATTTTTCGCAAATTCCCTAATGATACGTTGCCGGAGCTCATGATCCGTCTTTTCGGCAAGATTATAGGGAAGGTTCTGATCGTCCCCGTCATTTTTTATTTCGCTTTTTTCGTATGGACGATTCTCACTTCCGCGATGATGTTTATTAAGCAATGGTTTCTGCCGATGACGCCGGATTTTGTCGTCATGCTCCTACTGATTGCCCCGGGCTTTCTGGTTGCGCGCAAGAGCTTGCGCATATTAGGCCGCTATTGCGAGTTGGTCTTTTACATCATGATGGTGATGTTCTTTCTCTTTTTGTTCCCGATAGGAGACAGTCACTGGATTCATTTGCTCCCGATTCTGAAGGAAGGTTGGTTTCCCGTCTTTCAGGGGGTCAGTTCTTCGGTTTATTCTTTCCTCGGTTTCGAAATCGTTTTTTTTATTTATCCTTATTTGCAGAAGAAGCAAATGGCGATACGCGGAGTCGTCATCGCCAACACCATTACGCTACTCTACTACTTGGAAGTCACCCTCATTTGCTTCGCCTTCTTCAGTCCCGACGGAATCACGGAATATAACCAGCCCGTATTCAACTTATTGAAAATCATTGATTTTGACTTTTTGGAACGGATCGACATGTTGTTTTTGGCCATTTATTTGTTTGAAGTTTCGACGACTTGGCTTCCTTTTACGTTCGGAACGTTATTAAGCCTAGGCCTTCTGTTCGGAACAAAGAATACGGCGCCTTCCGCCTCCGTCTTGTTCCTGCTGATCGTCGTGCTCGTCTTCTTCATTCACCCCTCTTGGAATCAGAACGCCGAATGGATGCTATTCATCGGTACGGCAGGAATCGGGTTCGCTTACGTATTTCCGGTTTTTCTTTACCTCTATGTTCTTGTATTTAATCGACTGCGACGGAGTGAGTCCTTGTGA
- a CDS encoding Ger(x)C family spore germination protein, whose translation MKRVYLVCLLLSLSILPGCWDQTNIEDISLSLLLGIDLDENDHLVISSSDPIFNKEAKEKDEKSVVQASTLRQSRDKFDATITALTSRGKVQVMLIGKRVVEHSDWYSLLDASYRDGKNTTMSRVALVDGSVSDLVKFTPADKPRLPLYLLTLIDTARDQNISVKTSLQELHRQYTEKGMSPSITELKKDDQIKITGTALLNRSGQYKMTLNADQTKLLRILQHETKGEFSFTVTLPDQPSDGFFQKNKMSFFPDFIRVKTKTDYKDNGFVFDIKVSMGIIVSERLFRFNGNKNTPELEKQLQEELQNQFREFLKKIQSAKIDPIGLGLYARAYEYAEWKKVQDTWEEAFSKATVNVKVKVKIRANGSTT comes from the coding sequence GTGAAACGCGTTTACCTCGTTTGTCTGCTGCTGTCGCTTTCCATTCTGCCGGGTTGCTGGGATCAAACCAACATCGAAGACATTTCGCTGTCCTTGCTGCTTGGAATCGATCTCGATGAGAACGATCATCTCGTTATTTCCTCATCGGATCCGATCTTTAATAAAGAAGCGAAAGAGAAAGATGAAAAAAGCGTCGTTCAAGCTTCCACCCTTAGACAATCTAGAGACAAATTCGACGCTACGATTACCGCTTTGACTAGCCGGGGCAAAGTCCAAGTGATGCTCATCGGCAAACGAGTTGTCGAGCATTCGGACTGGTATAGCCTCCTAGACGCCAGCTATCGCGACGGTAAAAATACGACAATGTCCAGGGTCGCCCTCGTAGACGGTTCGGTTAGCGATCTGGTCAAGTTCACGCCCGCGGATAAGCCGCGACTGCCTTTATATTTGTTAACCCTAATCGATACCGCCCGCGATCAGAATATTTCGGTCAAAACGTCGCTTCAAGAGCTTCATCGTCAATATACGGAGAAAGGGATGAGTCCTAGCATTACGGAGTTGAAAAAAGACGATCAAATAAAAATAACGGGTACGGCTCTCTTGAATCGTTCCGGCCAATACAAAATGACGCTTAACGCCGATCAAACCAAGTTGTTAAGAATCCTGCAGCATGAAACAAAGGGAGAATTCTCTTTTACCGTCACCCTCCCCGATCAACCTAGCGATGGTTTTTTTCAAAAAAACAAAATGAGCTTCTTTCCGGATTTCATTCGCGTTAAGACAAAGACGGATTATAAAGACAACGGATTCGTCTTCGATATTAAGGTTAGTATGGGAATCATCGTATCCGAACGCCTATTTCGCTTTAACGGCAACAAGAACACTCCCGAATTGGAAAAGCAACTTCAGGAGGAGCTGCAAAATCAATTTCGAGAGTTCCTCAAAAAAATCCAATCGGCCAAAATCGATCCGATCGGACTCGGCCTGTACGCAAGAGCCTACGAGTATGCCGAATGGAAGAAGGTTCAAGACACTTGGGAAGAAGCGTTCTCGAAGGCGACAGTGAACGTAAAGGTCAAAGTCAAAATACGGGCAAACGGCTCGACTACATAA
- a CDS encoding uracil-DNA glycosylase family protein — protein sequence MRSQLEKYKSAILSLPKDRILSKEDLLVDDFLIARDGKLEMYYAPHNEYINSSAKVMIIGLTPGFTQMRTAMQVAKAALEQGLPDEEACKQAKEAARFAGTMKENLIRMLNGIGLHRHLNLSGCEQLFREHQTLLHTTSLLRFPVFVEKKNYSGTHPNLLSTPFLKNAAMPSLHDELERMKQTLIIPLGKIVESALCAFVREGKLDDKQCIWGFPHPSGANGHRHKQFADHQERMRNQLKGLNLP from the coding sequence ATGCGCAGTCAGTTGGAAAAATATAAATCGGCTATTCTTTCTCTTCCTAAGGATAGAATTCTATCCAAAGAAGATTTGCTGGTCGATGATTTCCTGATAGCTCGCGACGGCAAGCTGGAAATGTACTATGCGCCGCACAACGAGTATATCAACTCTTCGGCGAAGGTGATGATCATCGGATTAACGCCCGGTTTTACGCAAATGAGAACGGCCATGCAAGTAGCCAAAGCAGCTTTGGAACAAGGGCTACCCGACGAGGAAGCTTGTAAGCAAGCGAAAGAGGCGGCGAGATTCGCGGGGACGATGAAAGAGAATCTGATTCGGATGTTGAACGGAATCGGCCTGCACCGTCATTTGAACCTGTCCGGCTGCGAACAGTTGTTTCGGGAGCATCAGACGCTGCTGCACACGACTTCCTTGTTGCGGTTTCCGGTGTTCGTCGAGAAGAAGAACTATAGCGGAACGCACCCGAATCTTCTCTCTACCCCGTTTCTTAAGAATGCGGCGATGCCGTCTTTGCATGATGAGCTAGAAAGGATGAAACAGACGCTTATTATCCCATTGGGCAAAATAGTGGAGAGCGCGTTATGCGCGTTTGTACGTGAAGGAAAGCTGGATGACAAGCAATGCATATGGGGATTTCCTCATCCGTCAGGAGCCAACGGGCATAGACACAAGCAGTTCGCGGACCATCAAGAGCGGATGAGGAATCAATTGAAGGGTCTTAACTTACCTTAA
- a CDS encoding Gfo/Idh/MocA family protein: MAEQSKKIRVAVAGLRFGGAFAPIYHAHPDVEYVGICDPDEEQLKKYGDTFGFERRHSNLDELLQSDEYDAIHLVTPIPQHGKQAVDVLRSGKHCACTVPAATTIEELKSIVQAQKQSNKNYMMMETAVYTYPFLHAQRMLQQGDFGRIQFLRGAHYQDMENWPAYWMGLPPMHYATHAIAPLLAISGARATKVHCFGSGVMREELRRQYGNPYPVETAIYQLDKPNLSAEVTRTLFHTARSYMESFNIYGERASMEWHMEDEEQILFKMGALMEGRGRSMSSERIKPASRPDLLPPELARYITHQIELDPDNPHQSVLQGNGHHGSHPHLVHEFVRSIVEERRPAIDAITAANWTAAGICAHESAMKDGQEVRIPSFDEI; the protein is encoded by the coding sequence ATGGCAGAACAAAGCAAAAAAATAAGAGTCGCCGTCGCAGGATTGCGATTCGGGGGTGCGTTCGCTCCTATCTACCATGCTCATCCCGACGTGGAATACGTAGGGATTTGCGATCCCGATGAAGAACAATTGAAGAAATACGGCGATACGTTCGGGTTCGAACGCAGACACTCGAATCTGGATGAGCTTCTGCAATCGGATGAATACGACGCGATCCATCTCGTCACTCCGATTCCTCAACACGGCAAGCAAGCCGTCGACGTCCTTCGCTCCGGCAAGCATTGCGCTTGCACGGTACCCGCGGCTACGACGATCGAGGAGCTGAAATCGATCGTCCAAGCGCAGAAACAAAGCAATAAAAACTACATGATGATGGAAACCGCAGTCTACACGTATCCCTTCTTGCATGCGCAAAGAATGCTGCAGCAAGGGGACTTCGGCCGTATCCAATTTTTGCGCGGGGCTCACTATCAAGACATGGAGAACTGGCCGGCCTATTGGATGGGCTTGCCTCCGATGCATTACGCCACTCATGCGATCGCGCCGCTTCTCGCTATATCTGGCGCGCGCGCAACTAAAGTCCACTGCTTCGGATCCGGCGTCATGCGGGAAGAGCTTCGTCGCCAATATGGCAATCCGTACCCGGTAGAAACGGCTATTTACCAATTGGACAAACCGAACTTGAGCGCGGAAGTAACGCGTACCCTGTTCCATACCGCTAGAAGTTACATGGAGAGCTTCAACATTTATGGCGAACGGGCATCCATGGAATGGCACATGGAAGACGAGGAGCAAATCTTGTTTAAGATGGGGGCGCTCATGGAGGGGCGAGGCCGATCGATGTCGTCGGAGAGGATTAAGCCGGCATCCCGACCGGATTTGCTCCCGCCGGAGCTTGCGCGTTATATTACGCACCAGATCGAGCTTGATCCCGACAATCCGCATCAATCCGTGCTGCAAGGGAACGGGCACCACGGTTCCCACCCTCATCTCGTTCATGAATTCGTCCGTAGCATCGTCGAAGAACGCAGGCCGGCTATCGATGCGATAACCGCGGCCAATTGGACCGCGGCAGGGATATGCGCTCACGAATCGGCCATGAAAGACGGCCAGGAAGTAAGGATTCCGTCATTTGACGAAATCTAA
- a CDS encoding helix-turn-helix transcriptional regulator, which translates to MHEVCLSASHYPYIRDVGTTLTTPGWIHPNRITDYHVLIYCVTGQMQVVEDGIAYVLREGDLFFLKKGVHHYGEEGTLTGTTTFWIHFYDGMHDLPESKSDLPNALSASSSYPISPKDYELRIALPKSINLIAHPSIRKKLASIHESYRTSRPLRHVHLSMETMGLLLEVFGYSQQKQSQSKSDLLVLKLARFLEEHCEQPLDTNRIRETFQLNYEYLSTLFKTKLGTSIFKYHEQRRVQKAAELLKYTTLNVSEVSDRLQFKSAYYFSRVFKKVMGDSPSDYMKNIYRV; encoded by the coding sequence ATGCATGAAGTGTGTCTATCGGCCAGTCATTACCCGTATATTCGCGACGTCGGAACGACGCTTACGACACCGGGATGGATTCATCCGAACCGAATAACGGACTATCACGTTCTCATTTATTGCGTTACGGGTCAAATGCAAGTGGTCGAAGACGGAATTGCGTACGTACTGCGCGAAGGAGATCTTTTTTTTCTGAAAAAAGGCGTCCATCACTACGGAGAAGAAGGGACATTGACCGGTACGACGACTTTTTGGATTCACTTTTATGATGGGATGCATGATCTACCGGAGTCAAAGAGCGATTTACCTAACGCCCTGTCCGCTTCTTCTTCCTATCCGATATCGCCCAAGGATTACGAGTTGAGGATCGCTCTGCCCAAATCCATTAACCTTATCGCCCATCCCTCGATTCGGAAAAAACTCGCGTCGATCCACGAGTCGTACCGTACTTCTCGTCCTCTCCGTCACGTCCATCTCAGCATGGAGACGATGGGGTTGTTGCTTGAAGTGTTCGGGTATTCGCAGCAGAAGCAGTCCCAGAGCAAGTCCGATCTTCTAGTATTGAAATTGGCTCGCTTTCTGGAGGAACACTGCGAGCAACCGCTCGATACGAATCGAATCAGAGAAACGTTCCAGCTGAATTATGAATATTTGAGTACGCTGTTCAAAACGAAGTTAGGCACGAGCATATTCAAGTACCATGAGCAGCGGCGTGTTCAGAAGGCGGCCGAGCTGCTGAAGTATACGACGCTAAACGTAAGCGAAGTGAGCGATCGGCTCCAATTCAAGAGCGCTTATTATTTCAGCCGCGTGTTTAAGAAAGTGATGGGCGATTCTCCTTCCGACTACATGAAAAATATATACCGGGTCTAA
- a CDS encoding AraC family transcriptional regulator, with translation MELFPANESKKRSRSSLQRKHVALLIETSNEYARGLLNGIRAFTRERRLWSIYLNEYSRDNTDLTWLNDWRGDGIIARIENEQTASYILDAGFPTVDLSAFRIIPSLPYVETDDRAIAKLAAEHFLERGFKNFGFYGDSRFPWSKQRGAYFEDELSAQQFDCHTFISQQSLERTSRVSERNKLIQWLQSLPKPIGIMACYDSRGQQLLEACRFAEIAVPDEIAVIGVDNDEVLCELSDPPLTSIQSNAVRTGYVAAELLERMMSGADIGAEAHLIEPLSIQVRMSTDVLAVEDKVVSDAVRFIREHAHEDIQVQDILSELSISRRMLDSRFIKALGRTPHEEIIAVKVKDIKKLLVETKLPLSSIAEITGFKHTEYMSVVFMRTTGIRPGQYREENRLSN, from the coding sequence ATGGAATTATTTCCAGCGAACGAGAGCAAGAAGCGGTCGAGATCGAGCTTGCAGAGGAAACATGTCGCGCTCTTAATAGAAACCTCGAACGAGTATGCCCGAGGCTTGCTTAACGGCATACGGGCTTTTACGCGAGAACGGCGTCTTTGGTCCATTTATTTGAACGAATACAGCAGAGACAATACGGATTTAACTTGGTTGAACGACTGGCGGGGGGACGGGATTATTGCCCGGATAGAGAATGAACAGACCGCTAGTTACATTCTGGATGCCGGTTTTCCGACGGTTGATCTTAGCGCGTTCAGAATCATACCGAGTTTGCCCTATGTCGAAACCGACGACCGAGCCATTGCGAAGCTCGCGGCCGAACATTTTCTCGAACGCGGATTTAAGAACTTCGGATTTTACGGGGATTCCCGCTTTCCATGGTCTAAGCAACGAGGCGCTTATTTCGAAGACGAGCTCTCCGCGCAACAGTTTGACTGCCACACCTTCATATCCCAACAATCGCTCGAAAGAACCTCTAGGGTTTCGGAGAGAAATAAGTTGATTCAGTGGTTGCAAAGCCTTCCCAAGCCGATCGGCATTATGGCCTGTTACGACAGCCGCGGACAGCAGCTTCTGGAAGCTTGCCGATTCGCCGAAATTGCCGTGCCGGATGAAATCGCGGTGATCGGCGTGGATAACGACGAAGTTCTGTGCGAGCTTTCGGATCCTCCCCTCACCAGCATCCAGTCGAATGCCGTAAGAACGGGATATGTGGCGGCGGAATTGCTTGAACGCATGATGTCCGGCGCCGATATCGGCGCGGAAGCCCATTTAATCGAACCGTTAAGCATTCAAGTCCGGATGTCGACGGATGTGCTTGCCGTAGAAGACAAGGTCGTCTCGGATGCCGTACGGTTTATTCGGGAGCACGCCCATGAGGACATACAAGTTCAAGATATTCTTTCCGAGTTGTCCATTTCCCGCCGTATGCTGGATAGCCGGTTTATTAAAGCGTTGGGTAGAACGCCGCATGAAGAGATTATCGCGGTTAAAGTCAAAGACATCAAAAAACTGCTCGTCGAAACGAAGCTTCCCCTTTCGTCCATCGCCGAAATTACCGGATTCAAGCATACGGAATACATGAGCGTCGTTTTTATGAGAACGACCGGGATTAGACCCGGCCAATATCGGGAAGAGAATCGGCTGTCTAATTGA
- a CDS encoding Gfo/Idh/MocA family protein, with amino-acid sequence MGTKIRVGIVGLGFGAEFIPIYQNHPHAEMYAICQRTEEKLNQIGDHFGIQARYTSFDEMLKDDKIDAVHINSPIPNHAEQSIAALKAGKHVACTVPMATTLEDCRRIVEAQRESGKIYMMMETCVYTREYLYVKELRDSGQLGRIQFLRGAHHQEMKGWPGYWEGLPPMHYATHALSPLLALAGKEADFVSCLGSGQIADQLASKYGSPFAVESASFRLRDSNLAMEVSRSLFETAREYVESFNVYGDLMSFEWQQTEKEHPVVFRGEQAERVEVPDYAGLLPEGIRKYTTEGVYDAAENVHLSFAQGSGHGGSHPHLAHEFIMSIIEQRAPFPDVYTSANWTSAGICAHESAMNEGKQVRIPDYRQGSIIPE; translated from the coding sequence GTGGGCACAAAAATTCGAGTCGGCATCGTCGGACTAGGCTTTGGAGCGGAATTCATCCCGATCTATCAGAACCATCCCCATGCGGAAATGTATGCGATCTGTCAGAGAACGGAGGAAAAATTAAATCAAATCGGCGATCATTTCGGCATTCAAGCCAGATATACCAGCTTTGACGAAATGCTGAAGGACGATAAGATCGATGCCGTCCATATTAATTCACCCATTCCTAATCACGCCGAACAAAGCATTGCCGCATTAAAAGCGGGTAAGCACGTAGCTTGTACCGTGCCTATGGCGACTACGTTAGAGGATTGCAGGCGGATCGTAGAAGCGCAGCGGGAATCGGGAAAAATCTATATGATGATGGAAACCTGCGTGTACACCAGAGAATACTTGTACGTGAAGGAATTACGGGACTCCGGCCAGCTAGGAAGAATTCAATTCCTGCGCGGCGCGCATCATCAGGAAATGAAAGGCTGGCCGGGTTACTGGGAAGGGCTTCCCCCGATGCATTACGCCACGCACGCCCTCAGTCCGTTGCTCGCGCTCGCAGGCAAAGAAGCGGATTTCGTATCGTGCCTAGGCTCGGGCCAGATTGCCGATCAGCTCGCGTCCAAGTACGGATCTCCCTTCGCGGTAGAGTCGGCATCCTTCCGCTTGCGGGATTCCAACTTGGCGATGGAAGTTTCCCGTTCGTTGTTCGAAACCGCGCGGGAATACGTAGAAAGCTTTAATGTATACGGCGATCTTATGAGCTTCGAATGGCAACAGACGGAAAAAGAACATCCCGTCGTCTTCCGCGGCGAGCAAGCCGAGCGGGTCGAGGTTCCCGATTATGCGGGATTACTGCCGGAAGGCATTCGCAAGTATACGACGGAAGGCGTTTACGATGCCGCGGAGAACGTGCACTTATCCTTCGCTCAGGGAAGCGGACACGGAGGCTCCCATCCGCATCTTGCCCATGAATTCATTATGAGTATCATTGAGCAGAGGGCTCCTTTCCCGGATGTATATACATCCGCAAACTGGACATCCGCCGGCATATGCGCGCATGAATCGGCGATGAACGAAGGAAAGCAAGTTAGGATCCCCGATTATCGGCAAGGCAGTATAATCCCAGAGTAA